A stretch of DNA from Phalacrocorax carbo chromosome 16, bPhaCar2.1, whole genome shotgun sequence:
TCTATTGTCTCTTTGATAAGTGAtggaaaagggggggagggaggggaataGCTATTATTTAATTGCTTTCAAGATCTCAAACAAACCAGAGCAGAGGTTATCTCCCCCAAACCTCTATTTTTTGTCATCCTCCTCCAGTCATCGTTACCGGGTAACTGCAGAGGGAGCGGCTGTGGCAGCAGCCACCTGTACTGCACGAGTCCCGAGAGGCCCCAAAGCTGTGGGAATCACCCCATCACTCTCCCACCTCTCCCAGGCTGTGCCAAGCCAGCAAGGACCTGCCTTGCCTTGGGCGAAAGGTGCAAAACCCTGGAGCCAAGGTACTCTCAGCTTCCCGGGAGTCTTTGGGATTCTCAGACACCTCCCAGGGGTCTCCAGCTGGTGTCACAGCGCGGCCGTCGCGCTGCCCCGTCCCTCCGCCCctggtggccctggggacatCGGGAGGAGCTGAGCCCTTCGCGCCGCCGCTGGAACCAAAATGTTGCcactgcagcaggagccaggcgGCGAGGCCAAGGTCGTGcgaggaagaggaaggagccgAGGGGTGCGTGGCCTTGCAGGGTCTCTTCTTGCTGGAAGCCCTGTGAAGCCAGGCAGGTCCTGCCACgctcgggggcgggggggagggaacCAGGGTCCCCCCCACCCGCGCTGCCTGCTGCACAGCACCCCCGGCACAcgcccccgggaccccctcTGGCTCCCTGGTTTGGGGCACCCTTCGCCACGCACCAGCAGCCTCCGCAAGCGGGACTAGCTCGGCTCCCCGGCGCAAAGCCTGGGACCCCTCGGCCGGCCGGACCTGCGGGAGCAGCACGCAGAGCCGCAGGGAGCCGCGGTGCCCGGCTGGGCTCGCCGGGTGCTGGCGGTGCGGGGGGAGGCGAAGCAGGCACGGGTGGGCAGCGCGGGCAGGGCTgtccccgccccggccccgcagaGCCGCCCCGTGCGGGGCGGGGCGCAGCCGGTGCGCTGGGTCCGGCggcggagccgcgccggggACGGCGGGTGCGGAGCGGGGCGGTGCGGAGCGGTGCGGAGCCTGCCCTGGGACCGGGCACGGCAGCGGGAGCAGGTGAGCGGCGGGGCCGTGCTCGGGGCAGCGTCGCCCCGGTGCCCCCCGGACGGCTGCAGGGACGGGGAGCGGAGGGATTGGGACCCCCGGGAGGTGTTGGGGGGGTGCTGCTCCCCCACCCCGAGCTCATCGTCCACCGGAGCCGTCCCGGCTCGGGgtgcccggctcggctcgggaAGGAAGGGGCTGGCACCCCGCcgaaaggcaaggcaaggcaaaaaaGGTTTCCCTCCTGCGATCGGTGCTTCGGGCATCAGTCGCACCCACCGGGGACTCACCGGTTGGATTTGGGGAGTCATAAGGACTCCGGTATCGCCGGAgtcaggaggagctgtgctgtgtCCAGGGCAGACTGCTCGGCACCGCATGGGCTCTGGAGGGGAGACGGGGAGGTGGTTTGGGGAAAGCCCCTCTGGGGAGCATCTCTCCCACGGAGCTTGGTAGCAGGATGGGCAAATCCTCCCCAGGAATCCCCTCATTTCTATTTATTCTTTGATTTCTAGAatcttctcctctctcctcagaGCAAGGGAAGATGACATCTCAGCTCCTCTGaaccagcagcacccagggacCAGCAGAGCCATGGAGCTGGAATACGAGCTGCCCAACGCCACCGCGTTCTGGTTCTCCCCAGCTTCCCCCTTTGACAACTTCTCCCTGGAGGCACCCACCAACACGTCACAGAATGCCACAGGCCAGCACTTCGACCTGACCAGCAACGCCATCCTCACCTTCATCTACTTCGTGGTCTGCATCATCGGGCTGTGCGGCAACACGCTGGTGATATACGTCATCCTTCGTTATGCCAAGATGAAGACCATCACCAACATCTACATCCTCAACCTGGCCATTGCAGACGAGCTGTTCATGCTTGGTCTGCCATTCCTGGCCATGCAGGTCGCCCTGGTACACTGGCCCTTCGGCAAAGCCATCTGCAGAATTGTCATGACGGTGGATGGGATCAACCAGTTCACCAGTATCTTCTGCCTGACAGTTATGAGTGTTGACCGGTACCTGGCTGTTGTCCATCCCATTAAATCTGCCAAGTGGAGGCGGCCAAGGACAGCCAAAATGATCAATGTGGCCGTTTGGGGCGTCTCCCTGTTGGTGATCATGCCCATCATGATTTATGCTGGGGTGCAGCATAACCATGGCAGGAGTAGCTGCACCATCATCTGGCCGGGAGAGTCAGGTGCCTGGTACACAGGCTTCATCATCTATGCCTTCATCCTGGGCTTCCTGGTGCCTCTCACCATTATCTGCCTTTGCTACTTGTTCATCATTATCAAAGTCAAGTCCTCAGGCATCAGAGTGGGCTCCTCCAAGAGGAAAAAGTCTGAGAAGAAAGTCACCAGGATGGTCTCCATCGTGGTTGCTGTCTTCATCTTCTGCTGGCTCCCCTTCTACATCTTTAACGTCTCCTCAGTCTCCGTCCTGATTGTGCCCACGCCTGTCCTCAAGGGCATGTTCGACTTCGTGGTGGTCCTCAGTTACGCCAACAGCTGTGCCAACCCCATCCTTTATGCCTTTTTGTCTGACAACTTCAAGAAGAGCTTTCAGAACGTCCTCTGCCTGGTGAAGGTCAGCGGCATGGACGAGGCGGACCGGAGCGACAGCAAGCAGGACAAATCCAGGCTCAACGAGACCACAGAAACCCAGAGGACCCTGCTCAATGGTGACCTGCAGACAAGCATCTGAGAGGACAGTGGGGTTGTCCTTCCTTCgctctcctctccccacttGCTCCCAACTAGCAGTGGTACGTACGGAGTCAGGGCAGGA
This window harbors:
- the SSTR2 gene encoding somatostatin receptor type 2; translation: MELEYELPNATAFWFSPASPFDNFSLEAPTNTSQNATGQHFDLTSNAILTFIYFVVCIIGLCGNTLVIYVILRYAKMKTITNIYILNLAIADELFMLGLPFLAMQVALVHWPFGKAICRIVMTVDGINQFTSIFCLTVMSVDRYLAVVHPIKSAKWRRPRTAKMINVAVWGVSLLVIMPIMIYAGVQHNHGRSSCTIIWPGESGAWYTGFIIYAFILGFLVPLTIICLCYLFIIIKVKSSGIRVGSSKRKKSEKKVTRMVSIVVAVFIFCWLPFYIFNVSSVSVLIVPTPVLKGMFDFVVVLSYANSCANPILYAFLSDNFKKSFQNVLCLVKVSGMDEADRSDSKQDKSRLNETTETQRTLLNGDLQTSI